In the genome of Flavobacterium panacagri, one region contains:
- a CDS encoding VOC family protein, whose amino-acid sequence MKLEHIQIQTSNIQKTAAFYQDILELPIIEKTTGSVSIQAGNSILKFVEEPSFQSIYHFAFNIPENKLDEAVEWCRNKTDLIVIEDQNVITNFENWNAHAIYFYDNNGNLLEFIARHDLDNSENKAFSSKSILNISEIGIVNENPLELGNELISKYDLNFFTKNTNSEAFAAIGDDEGLLIMVRPNRNWYPTQTPSESNKTEIRLQNYGNSITLKF is encoded by the coding sequence ATGAAATTAGAACACATACAAATTCAGACCAGCAATATTCAAAAAACAGCTGCTTTTTATCAAGATATTCTAGAACTTCCCATCATAGAAAAAACTACAGGTTCAGTTAGCATTCAGGCAGGAAATTCCATTCTAAAATTCGTCGAAGAACCAAGCTTCCAATCTATTTATCATTTTGCTTTTAATATTCCTGAAAACAAATTGGATGAAGCCGTTGAATGGTGCCGTAACAAAACAGATTTAATCGTAATTGAAGATCAAAATGTTATTACCAATTTTGAGAACTGGAATGCTCATGCTATCTATTTTTATGATAACAACGGTAATTTATTAGAGTTCATTGCCCGTCATGATCTTGATAATTCAGAGAACAAAGCATTTAGTTCTAAATCTATTTTAAATATTAGCGAAATCGGAATTGTAAATGAAAATCCATTGGAATTGGGAAATGAATTGATCTCTAAATATGATTTAAATTTCTTTACTAAAAACACAAATAGCGAAGCTTTTGCTGCAATTGGAGACGATGAAGGTTTACTGATTATGGTAAGACCCAATCGAAATTGGTATCCAACCCAAACGCCTTCTGAAAGCAACAAAACCGAAATTCGATTACAAAACTATGGAAATAGTATTACTCTTAAATTCTAA
- a CDS encoding IS3 family transposase (programmed frameshift), translated as MSIEREELKKVCAPKIYSEVFKKQVVKEFEQGLFTKAELRRRYNISGNSCIPRWLKKYGKFTYQDKLTIGRPMKDPQSQRIKELEAQLAKKEQELLVFKKFIEIAERELKVEIGKKVWFQAVQEINHIYRISPCEICRLFGYSKQAYYKRKSLLLKSDLNQENLRCLIMSVRQKLPKTGGRKLYYMLRDDLKKHQIKIGRDKLFDFLRGEYLLVPKVRRYYKTTNSRHWMRKYPNLIKEAEINRPEQIWVADITYLRTREKTHYLHLITDAYSKKIVGYNLSDNLMASSTLEALKMAVANKNKDSNLIHHSDRGLQYCSKEYTEYLIKNNILISMTQSYDPYENAVAERVNGILKEEFGLFETFEDFKALKKQVQESILFYNQIRVHLSINMLTPNQAHLQNQVKLKTWKKINRNKRNLVPI; from the exons ATGTCAATAGAAAGAGAAGAATTAAAAAAAGTATGCGCCCCTAAAATTTACAGTGAGGTCTTCAAAAAACAAGTTGTAAAAGAATTTGAACAGGGTTTGTTCACAAAAGCGGAACTTCGCCGACGTTATAATATTTCTGGAAACAGCTGCATACCGCGTTGGTTAAAAAAATATGGTAAATTTACATATCAAGATAAATTAACCATCGGACGTCCAATGAAAGACCCTCAATCTCAGCGTATAAAAGAACTTGAAGCACAATTGGCTAAAAAAGAGCAGGAATTATTAGTCTTTAAAAAATTTATTGAAATAGCCGAACGTGAGCTAAAAGTCGAAATTG GTAAAAAAGTCTGGTTCCAAGCAGTCCAAGAAATAAATCATATCTACAGGATTAGTCCATGTGAAATATGCAGATTGTTTGGATATAGTAAGCAGGCTTATTATAAAAGAAAATCACTTTTATTAAAATCAGATTTAAACCAGGAGAATCTCAGATGTTTAATAATGTCCGTGCGCCAAAAACTTCCAAAAACCGGAGGCAGAAAATTATATTACATGCTTAGGGATGATTTAAAGAAGCATCAAATAAAAATTGGCAGAGACAAATTATTTGATTTTCTACGAGGAGAATATTTGTTAGTTCCTAAAGTTCGAAGATATTATAAGACAACAAATTCAAGGCATTGGATGCGCAAATATCCAAACTTAATTAAAGAAGCAGAGATTAACAGACCCGAACAGATTTGGGTTGCGGATATTACCTATCTTAGAACTAGAGAGAAAACACATTACCTGCATCTAATAACTGATGCTTATTCCAAGAAAATTGTCGGTTACAATTTATCAGATAATCTAATGGCGAGTTCCACATTGGAAGCCTTAAAAATGGCTGTTGCCAATAAAAATAAAGATAGTAATCTGATACATCATTCAGATAGAGGATTGCAATACTGCAGTAAAGAATATACGGAGTACTTAATTAAAAATAATATTCTAATAAGCATGACTCAAAGTTATGATCCTTATGAAAATGCAGTTGCAGAAAGAGTAAATGGTATTTTGAAAGAAGAATTTGGACTGTTTGAAACCTTTGAAGATTTTAAAGCCTTAAAAAAACAGGTTCAGGAATCTATCTTGTTTTACAATCAAATCAGAGTACATTTATCAATAAATATGCTTACTCCAAATCAGGCACATTTACAAAATCAAGTTAAATTGAAAACATGGAAAAAAATAAATCGGAACAAAAGAAATCTTGTTCCGATTTAA
- a CDS encoding LexA family transcriptional regulator, giving the protein MTENTLQRIKQYIDAKGIKVSTLEREVGMSNGSFASQLKNNKTIGVDKLENILRKYTDVDPEWLLTGNGTMFKGQSLAAVNPFRTVEQEAGSHNIPVFNVRSISGIVDLFGENQNQIPVNYISIPEISQCDGALYVAGDSMYPLLSSGDIVIFKKINAPENNIIWGEMYLVYVNNDGNEFFLTRFLNKSKKESYVEFVSQNPNHQTVEFPIGSIKALALVKASIRVNAQF; this is encoded by the coding sequence ATGACAGAGAATACGCTACAGAGGATCAAGCAATATATAGACGCAAAAGGTATTAAAGTGAGTACTTTAGAGCGTGAAGTAGGCATGTCCAATGGTTCTTTTGCCAGCCAGCTTAAAAATAATAAGACTATTGGAGTAGATAAATTAGAAAATATCTTAAGAAAATATACAGATGTAGACCCAGAATGGCTCTTAACGGGAAATGGTACTATGTTTAAAGGGCAAAGTTTAGCTGCTGTTAATCCTTTTAGAACAGTAGAGCAGGAGGCAGGCAGTCACAATATTCCTGTTTTTAATGTACGCAGTATTAGCGGTATTGTAGATTTATTTGGCGAAAACCAAAATCAGATTCCTGTAAATTATATCAGCATTCCTGAAATTTCCCAATGCGATGGCGCATTGTATGTAGCGGGTGATAGTATGTATCCGTTGTTAAGCAGCGGTGATATTGTTATTTTTAAAAAGATTAATGCTCCCGAAAACAATATAATTTGGGGCGAAATGTATCTGGTTTATGTAAATAACGATGGAAACGAGTTTTTTTTAACCCGTTTTTTAAATAAATCTAAGAAAGAGTCTTATGTAGAATTTGTTTCCCAAAACCCAAATCATCAAACGGTAGAATTTCCAATAGGCAGTATTAAAGCGCTGGCCTTGGTAAAAGCTTCTATACGGGTTAATGCACAGTTTTAG
- a CDS encoding tautomerase family protein → MPFVRISLPKKLSLETKNNISESIHQSLIQEFNIPAADYFHVIEELETHQIKYPESYLGISHSDEIIYVQITAGQGRTLEQKKKLYHQIATRIASTTPILINNVIIILLENNGLENWSFGNGEIQEQKHLKK, encoded by the coding sequence ATGCCATTCGTACGTATCAGTCTTCCGAAAAAACTTTCGCTGGAAACAAAAAATAACATTTCAGAATCCATTCATCAATCTTTAATCCAGGAATTTAATATTCCCGCGGCCGATTATTTTCATGTAATTGAAGAACTAGAAACGCATCAAATCAAATATCCTGAAAGTTACCTTGGCATTTCACATTCTGATGAAATCATTTATGTTCAAATAACGGCAGGACAAGGAAGAACACTAGAGCAAAAAAAGAAATTATACCATCAAATTGCGACACGAATTGCTTCGACTACACCAATTCTAATTAACAATGTCATTATTATTCTTTTGGAAAATAATGGACTGGAAAATTGGTCTTTTGGAAATGGCGAAATTCAGGAACAGAAGCATTTGAAAAAATAA
- a CDS encoding IS3 family transposase — MKKRLKTYDRLFKEKAIQLISEKGVAEAAKDLEMTQSMLFRWRLEYERFGVTSFCGKGRGHVRLNPEQRKIKELTRKIKITQQKLEILKNGSKYVLQGRLIAFQYIKDNEKVYWIKTMCKVLRIDIASYYRWKRQFVSKAKERNNLLKEEIKSIFFEFKQRHGTNTITSELQKRGYTVSRSTVGKYLVKLDLHFKQKKKFKITTNSNHNHFLAPNILNRKFKVKEPSKAWVSDITYIRIQGGFMYLTIILDLFDRKIIGWNLSSSLSTINTILPAWDMAVSNRKITNELIFHSDRGAQYSNKIFMERLSSNKNIVRSMNRQGNCWDNIIAEAFFSILKKELIYINTLFTKEQLKAEIFEFIENWYNKKRRHSFLKYKTIEEFDKLKNVI, encoded by the coding sequence ATGAAAAAAAGATTAAAAACTTATGATCGTCTTTTCAAAGAAAAAGCTATTCAGCTAATTAGTGAAAAGGGTGTTGCAGAAGCTGCAAAAGATCTTGAAATGACCCAAAGCATGTTATTTAGGTGGCGGTTAGAATATGAAAGATTTGGTGTAACAAGTTTTTGTGGGAAAGGAAGAGGTCATGTAAGATTAAATCCTGAACAGAGAAAAATTAAAGAATTAACTAGAAAAATCAAAATTACTCAACAGAAGTTGGAAATTTTAAAGAATGGAAGTAAGTATGTTTTACAAGGAAGATTGATCGCTTTTCAATACATTAAAGATAATGAAAAAGTATATTGGATTAAAACAATGTGTAAAGTTTTAAGAATTGATATCGCATCATATTATAGATGGAAAAGACAATTTGTTTCGAAGGCAAAAGAAAGAAATAATTTACTAAAAGAAGAAATAAAATCTATTTTTTTTGAATTTAAACAGCGACATGGGACTAATACGATTACTAGTGAACTTCAAAAAAGAGGATATACTGTATCGAGATCAACAGTAGGAAAATATCTGGTAAAATTAGATTTACATTTTAAGCAGAAAAAAAAATTTAAAATTACAACTAATTCAAATCATAATCATTTTCTTGCTCCTAATATTTTAAATAGAAAATTTAAAGTAAAAGAACCTTCTAAGGCTTGGGTTTCAGATATTACATATATAAGAATACAAGGTGGTTTTATGTATCTTACAATTATTTTGGATTTATTTGATAGAAAAATAATTGGATGGAATTTAAGTAGTTCACTTTCAACTATAAATACAATTCTACCTGCTTGGGATATGGCGGTTAGTAACAGAAAAATTACTAATGAATTAATATTTCATTCCGACAGAGGGGCTCAATATTCAAATAAAATTTTCATGGAAAGACTGTCTTCTAATAAAAATATCGTTAGAAGTATGAACCGACAAGGAAATTGCTGGGATAATATCATTGCAGAGGCTTTTTTCAGTATACTTAAAAAAGAATTGATTTATATAAACACACTTTTTACAAAAGAGCAATTGAAAGCTGAAATATTTGAGTTTATAGAAAATTGGTATAATAAGAAAAGAAGACATTCTTTTTTAAAATATAAAACTATTGAAGAATTTGATAAATTGAAGAATGTAATTTGA
- a CDS encoding IS3 family transposase yields MQRKLKKYDRDFKLRAIQLGYERGNITQVERELGLPKSLLCTWCSKYKKFGATGFCGTGHLRLSEEQLMVKKLESDFRDLESLYESLRKEHKSLFQKRSLIYQFIDNNKKTYSISNMCKILGICRAAYQTWTKQTISNREINRTLVKNEIKNIFFETKQVYGGARITKELKERGYKTNYQSVLSYMRELGLCSLMNTRKAKINPIFNSFAAPLILNPEQKFNEPSQAWISEINHLKATTGYLYLTIILDLYDRKIIGWSVSKKLNSKKTSLPALKMATINRKITNELIFHSNRGVQYKCKRFIKLLHSYKIIKQSMSQRKDDRHNALATSFFFQLKKNVYKKTRFLSEKDVKFEIFKYIELWNYQSESVLI; encoded by the coding sequence ATGCAACGAAAGCTAAAAAAATATGATAGGGATTTCAAGCTGAGAGCAATCCAATTAGGTTATGAAAGAGGTAATATTACTCAAGTAGAGAGAGAACTTGGACTTCCAAAGTCTTTGCTATGTACTTGGTGCTCAAAATATAAAAAATTTGGAGCGACAGGTTTTTGTGGAACTGGACATTTAAGATTGAGCGAAGAACAACTGATGGTTAAAAAACTTGAGAGTGATTTCAGAGATTTAGAATCACTATATGAAAGTTTAAGAAAAGAACATAAGTCTCTTTTTCAAAAACGTTCACTTATTTATCAATTTATAGATAACAATAAAAAAACATATTCTATTTCTAATATGTGTAAAATTTTAGGAATATGTAGAGCAGCCTATCAAACTTGGACAAAACAAACTATTTCAAATAGAGAAATAAATAGAACCTTAGTAAAAAATGAAATTAAAAATATATTTTTTGAAACAAAACAAGTATATGGAGGCGCAAGAATTACAAAAGAACTTAAAGAAAGAGGATATAAAACGAACTACCAAAGTGTTTTAAGTTACATGCGTGAGTTAGGTTTGTGTAGTTTAATGAATACAAGAAAAGCAAAAATAAATCCGATTTTTAATTCTTTTGCTGCTCCTCTTATTTTAAATCCAGAACAAAAGTTTAATGAGCCCTCTCAAGCGTGGATATCAGAGATAAATCATCTTAAAGCAACTACAGGATATTTGTATTTAACAATTATTTTGGATTTATATGATAGAAAAATAATAGGTTGGAGTGTAAGTAAAAAATTAAATTCAAAAAAAACTTCTTTACCAGCCTTGAAAATGGCAACAATTAATAGAAAAATTACGAATGAGTTAATATTTCATTCCAATAGAGGAGTTCAATATAAATGTAAAAGATTTATAAAATTATTACATTCATACAAAATTATTAAGCAAAGCATGAGTCAGAGAAAAGACGACCGTCATAATGCTTTAGCGACAAGCTTTTTCTTTCAATTAAAAAAGAATGTTTATAAAAAAACTAGATTTCTCAGTGAAAAGGATGTGAAATTTGAAATATTCAAATATATAGAGTTGTGGAATTACCAAAGTGAAAGTGTTTTAATTTGA
- a CDS encoding cytochrome-c peroxidase: MKKLILPILFLLALSAYKTAEGSDYIDIQELRKLYSSGDASKWPAAELHESIDKSKFQDIGVLPAVPYPAYNPYSKEKESLGKILFFDPRLSRSGQIACASCHNPELGWTDNLTRSFGHDRQTGKRNSMTILNSAYATSLFWDGRASSLEDQAQFPVADPLEMNEKLTIAVDKIAKIKGYNSLFTAAFGDKKVTLERIQYAIATFERSINSPKSKFDQFVSGKADIYTDQQVKGMHLFRTKAQCINCHNTPYFSDNQFHNDGQTLFGTKNEDFGRYNVTKDVKDIGKFRTPTLREVVNTKPWMHHGHFPTLLDVVELYNLGNPSPVQKKYLGTARDSLIPKSDPMLKKLDLSKEEISDLLAFIETLSTPTRRIIYPEMPK, from the coding sequence TTGAAAAAATTAATCTTACCAATCTTATTCCTGCTCGCATTATCGGCGTACAAAACAGCCGAAGGCTCCGATTATATTGATATTCAAGAGTTACGAAAACTATATTCCAGCGGAGATGCTTCAAAATGGCCAGCCGCTGAACTGCATGAAAGTATTGATAAATCTAAATTTCAGGATATTGGCGTACTTCCTGCGGTGCCTTATCCTGCTTATAATCCCTATTCAAAGGAAAAAGAGAGTCTGGGAAAGATTTTGTTTTTTGATCCAAGATTATCGAGAAGCGGCCAAATTGCCTGCGCTTCCTGTCATAATCCAGAATTGGGATGGACAGATAATTTAACGCGTTCATTTGGACACGATCGCCAGACTGGAAAACGCAATTCGATGACCATTTTAAATTCGGCCTATGCAACTTCCCTATTTTGGGACGGACGCGCTTCAAGTCTCGAAGATCAAGCACAGTTTCCTGTTGCTGATCCGTTAGAAATGAATGAAAAATTGACGATTGCTGTTGATAAAATTGCCAAAATTAAAGGCTACAATTCGTTGTTTACGGCCGCTTTTGGAGATAAAAAAGTGACTTTAGAACGAATACAATACGCCATTGCGACTTTCGAAAGATCGATCAACAGTCCGAAAAGTAAATTTGACCAGTTTGTAAGCGGAAAAGCAGATATTTATACCGATCAACAGGTAAAAGGAATGCATTTGTTTAGAACGAAGGCGCAATGCATCAATTGTCATAATACGCCTTATTTCAGCGATAATCAGTTTCATAATGACGGACAGACTTTATTTGGTACCAAAAACGAAGATTTCGGTCGTTATAATGTTACTAAAGATGTAAAAGATATCGGCAAATTCAGAACACCAACACTTCGCGAAGTGGTAAACACGAAACCTTGGATGCACCATGGACACTTCCCTACTTTATTGGATGTTGTGGAATTGTACAATTTAGGAAATCCTTCTCCTGTTCAGAAAAAATATCTTGGAACAGCAAGAGATTCTTTAATTCCAAAATCAGATCCGATGCTAAAAAAATTGGATTTGAGTAAAGAAGAAATAAGTGATTTATTGGCATTTATTGAAACTTTAAGTACGCCAACGAGAAGAATTATTTACCCTGAAATGCCTAAATAA
- a CDS encoding RagB/SusD family nutrient uptake outer membrane protein, giving the protein MKYSKYLSLFFLIFSLQSCSDFLEQEPGTQTSIDELLQNKKGVLQALTGLYTELEANLRGERYAAYADLQGGNIKFTPTITGGNRGQISPPANLEQVYSFDDLALTSNFKPFYDGSYDIINQANLILEYTPRLNDATDEEKNQIMAEALTIRAYTHFLLSLVYSQDYKYTPDASHLGIVYNTASIKAGIQYPSRKTVAEVYTLIIKDLETAITDYSSASLLPGATYSLFNRNSTKALLARVYLQKGDWNNAYDVANDVITTSGVALSASADYVAQWAQADLPISEILLEFSTPKDTEGAASSSMSQVFGYTSATSYQKYVASNDLINLYENNDLRKQLFLTQSLQTLVNGVLTGVNYNFTRKYQNNAGYVAFRLSEMYLIRAEAASETNRADLAMADINTIRARSNASLLTNTTNLKENIFLERRKELCFEGFLFFDIARNHRDISRNDGCIANVCSLTYPSLKYVLPIPTYNTNLNPNLKQNESY; this is encoded by the coding sequence ATGAAATATTCAAAATATCTATCTCTATTTTTCCTGATTTTCTCATTACAAAGCTGTAGTGACTTTTTGGAACAAGAACCCGGAACACAAACTTCTATAGACGAACTTTTACAAAACAAAAAAGGTGTTTTACAAGCTTTGACAGGACTTTATACGGAACTTGAAGCCAATTTGCGAGGCGAACGTTATGCGGCTTATGCCGACTTACAAGGAGGAAATATAAAATTTACGCCAACAATAACTGGAGGAAATAGAGGCCAGATTTCTCCACCAGCAAATCTTGAGCAGGTTTATTCTTTTGATGACTTGGCTTTGACAAGTAATTTCAAACCATTCTACGACGGAAGTTATGATATTATCAATCAGGCGAACTTGATTTTAGAATACACTCCTCGATTAAATGATGCAACAGATGAAGAGAAAAATCAAATTATGGCCGAAGCATTAACGATTAGAGCTTATACACATTTTCTGTTATCACTAGTTTACAGTCAGGATTATAAATATACTCCAGATGCTTCTCATTTAGGAATCGTTTATAATACAGCATCTATCAAAGCTGGAATCCAATATCCATCCAGAAAAACTGTTGCTGAAGTATACACGTTAATTATAAAAGATTTGGAAACCGCTATTACTGATTATTCATCAGCATCTCTTCTACCGGGAGCGACTTATTCCTTATTTAATCGTAATAGTACAAAAGCTTTATTGGCTAGAGTTTATCTTCAAAAAGGGGATTGGAATAATGCTTATGATGTTGCAAACGATGTGATTACAACTTCAGGTGTTGCTTTATCTGCTTCCGCAGATTATGTAGCGCAATGGGCGCAGGCTGATCTTCCTATTTCTGAAATTTTACTGGAGTTTTCTACTCCAAAAGATACAGAAGGCGCTGCCTCATCTTCAATGTCACAAGTTTTTGGATATACCTCTGCTACAAGTTACCAAAAGTATGTTGCCTCAAATGATTTGATTAATTTATACGAAAACAACGATTTAAGAAAACAATTATTCCTTACGCAGTCCTTACAAACTCTGGTAAATGGTGTACTTACAGGTGTTAATTACAATTTCACAAGAAAGTATCAAAACAACGCTGGTTACGTAGCCTTTAGATTAAGCGAAATGTATTTGATTCGTGCAGAAGCTGCTTCAGAAACCAACAGAGCAGATTTAGCAATGGCCGATATTAATACCATCAGAGCTCGTTCAAATGCAAGTTTATTAACCAATACAACCAATCTAAAAGAGAATATCTTTTTAGAAAGAAGAAAAGAATTATGTTTTGAAGGCTTTTTGTTTTTTGATATTGCCCGAAACCATAGAGACATTTCTAGAAATGACGGCTGTATTGCCAATGTATGTAGTTTGACTTATCCGTCATTAAAATATGTACTGCCAATACCAACTTATAATACTAACCTTAACCCTAATTTAAAACAAAATGAATCTTATTAA
- a CDS encoding heavy metal translocating P-type ATPase, which yields MIHQDKEVKNIKNKPKATCCCSHDEPVHTENDGHDHGHDHEHHAEGGWFKLFLPAIISFVLLLIGIVFDNYVPQSWFTGSVRTVWYAIAYLPVGLPVLREAYESIRKGDVFSEFFLMCIATIGAFAIGEYPEGVAVMLFYTIGETFQGMAVTRAKSSIKSLLDQRPDEVNVVENNTAVKVKAKEVQIGAVIQLKAGEKLALDGELVSDSASFNTAALTGESKPDTKKKGETVLAGMINGNTIALVKVTTAYNDSKLSKILELVQNATTKKAPAELFIRKFAKIYTPIVVYLAIAICLVPMLFVDHYVFSDWLYRALVFLVISCPCALVISIPLGYFGGIGAASKNGILFKGSNFLDSISTIQNVVVDKTGTMTEGVFKVQEVIIKPELDQEEILKLVNALESRSTHPVATAIHNHVGQIDPSVELKDIEEISGHGLKASFNGKDLYVGNFKLLDKFNIPYDIDPSSIVYTTIAIAYDGKFAGYLTIADEIKEDAKETVAKLKALGVKLTMLSGDKTNVVQFVAEKLGITKAFGDLLPEDKVNKVNEIKAKNETIAFVGDGVNDAPVIALSTVGIAMGGLGSDAAIETADVVIQDDKPSKIAMAINIGKQTKKIVWQNITLAFVVKAFVLILGAGGLATMWEAVFADVGVALLAIFNAVRIQKMRF from the coding sequence ATGATACATCAAGATAAAGAAGTAAAAAATATAAAAAATAAACCTAAAGCAACTTGCTGCTGTTCTCACGATGAACCGGTACATACTGAAAATGACGGCCACGACCACGGACATGACCACGAGCATCATGCAGAAGGTGGCTGGTTTAAATTGTTTCTTCCTGCCATCATTTCCTTTGTTTTATTACTTATAGGAATCGTTTTTGACAACTATGTACCGCAAAGCTGGTTTACAGGTTCTGTAAGAACGGTTTGGTATGCCATTGCGTATCTTCCGGTTGGGCTTCCAGTGCTGAGAGAAGCCTACGAAAGCATTAGAAAAGGAGATGTTTTCTCGGAGTTTTTCTTAATGTGTATTGCCACAATCGGAGCCTTTGCCATTGGCGAATATCCAGAAGGTGTTGCAGTGATGCTGTTTTACACCATTGGAGAAACCTTTCAGGGAATGGCGGTGACTCGAGCAAAATCGAGTATAAAAAGTCTTTTGGACCAGCGTCCAGATGAGGTAAATGTGGTAGAAAATAATACTGCTGTAAAAGTTAAGGCAAAAGAGGTGCAGATTGGTGCGGTCATTCAGCTGAAAGCGGGTGAAAAACTGGCTTTGGACGGCGAATTAGTATCAGATTCGGCTTCGTTTAATACGGCAGCTTTAACTGGCGAAAGCAAACCAGATACGAAAAAGAAAGGCGAGACTGTTCTGGCCGGAATGATAAACGGAAATACCATTGCATTAGTAAAAGTAACAACCGCTTATAATGACAGTAAATTGTCTAAAATTTTAGAGCTGGTACAAAATGCCACTACCAAAAAAGCACCTGCAGAATTGTTTATTAGAAAATTTGCAAAAATCTATACGCCAATTGTAGTATATCTGGCAATTGCGATTTGTTTGGTTCCCATGCTTTTTGTAGACCACTATGTTTTTTCGGACTGGTTGTACAGAGCTTTGGTTTTTCTGGTAATTTCTTGTCCTTGTGCGTTGGTCATTAGTATTCCGTTAGGTTATTTTGGCGGAATAGGGGCAGCAAGTAAAAACGGAATCCTTTTTAAAGGGAGTAATTTTTTAGACAGTATTTCGACGATTCAGAATGTGGTGGTAGACAAAACGGGAACTATGACCGAAGGCGTTTTTAAAGTGCAGGAAGTCATTATAAAACCGGAATTGGATCAAGAGGAAATCCTAAAACTGGTTAATGCTTTAGAAAGCCGAAGCACGCATCCTGTTGCTACTGCGATTCATAATCATGTAGGACAAATTGATCCTTCGGTTGAATTGAAAGATATTGAAGAAATTTCTGGTCACGGATTAAAAGCTTCTTTTAATGGAAAAGATTTATATGTTGGTAATTTTAAGCTTCTCGATAAATTTAATATTCCATATGATATTGATCCTTCGTCAATAGTTTACACCACGATTGCCATTGCGTATGATGGAAAATTTGCAGGTTATTTAACTATTGCCGACGAAATTAAAGAAGATGCAAAAGAAACCGTTGCTAAACTAAAAGCGTTAGGTGTAAAACTAACCATGCTGAGCGGTGATAAAACCAATGTGGTTCAGTTTGTGGCTGAGAAATTGGGAATTACAAAAGCTTTTGGGGATTTGCTTCCAGAGGATAAAGTCAATAAAGTAAACGAAATTAAAGCCAAAAACGAAACTATTGCTTTTGTTGGAGATGGTGTTAATGATGCGCCTGTAATTGCTTTAAGCACGGTAGGAATTGCAATGGGAGGTTTAGGAAGCGACGCTGCAATTGAAACCGCTGATGTGGTGATTCAAGATGATAAACCTAGTAAAATTGCCATGGCAATTAACATTGGAAAACAAACCAAAAAAATCGTGTGGCAGAATATTACTTTGGCTTTTGTGGTAAAAGCTTTTGTATTAATTCTTGGCGCTGGCGGATTGGCCACCATGTGGGAAGCTGTTTTTGCTGATGTTGGTGTGGCGTTGTTAGCGATTTTCAATGCGGTTAGAATTCAGAAGATGAGGTTTTAA